A DNA window from Camelina sativa cultivar DH55 chromosome 17, Cs, whole genome shotgun sequence contains the following coding sequences:
- the LOC104757381 gene encoding phospholipase A1-Igamma1, chloroplastic-like, translated as MENALVKTPLRKLRRRRIKRVWRLKLAWKSIKTRVKSHLPGFLVTKKHLLHIKSRKEEQDLSQVARRICKISNDSTKSLAFLLQLPKYSAADFLDRGDLMTPAASPRENISKMWRELHGSNNWENLLNPLHPWLRREVTKYGEFVESVYDSLDFDPLSEFCGSSRFNRNKLFEELGLTKHGYKVTKFIYAMSHVDVPQWFLSSSMGETWSKDSNWMGFVAVSGDRESLRIGRRDIVVAWRGTVTPTEWFMDLRTSKEPFDCKEEHGKNVVKVQSGFFSIYNSKSELTRYNKESASEQTMEEVKRLVNFFKDRGEVVSLTVTGHSLGGALALMNAYEAARDVPGLSGNVSVFSFGAPRVGNLAFKERLNSLGVKVLRVVNKQDIVPKLPGIVFNKVLNKINPITSRLNWVYRHVGTQLKLDVFSSPYVKRDSDLARSHNLEVYLHVLDGFHSKKSGFRVNARRDVASVNKSTDMLLDHLRIPECWYQVAHKGLILNKQTGRWVKPVRAPEDIPSPLSTGSKPIYSL; from the coding sequence GTCTGGAGATTGAAGTTGGCATGGAAGTCTATCAAGACCCGGGTCAAGTCACATCTCCCAGGTTTCTTGGTTACCAAGAAACACCTCTTGCACATTAAATCACGAAAGGAAGAACAAGATTTGTCTCAAGTGGCCCGGAGGATCTGCAAAATCTCCAACGACTCGACCAAATCGCTAGCGTTTTTACTTCAGCTTCCTAAATACTCAGCCGCGGATTTCTTAGACCGCGGAGATTTGATGACTCCGGCTGCGTCTCCAAGGGAGAACATATCCAAAATGTGGCGTGAGCTTCACGGTAGCAACAATTGGGAGAATCTTCTCAATCCTCTGCATCCATGGCTTAGGAGAGAAGTAACAAAATATGGAGAATTTGTGGAATCCGTCTACGATTCCCTCGATTTCGATCCTTTATCCGAGTTCTGTGGAAGCTCTAGATTCAACAGGAACAAACTCTTTGAAGAGCTTGGTTTAACCAAACATGGTTACAAGGTAACCAAATTCATCTACGCGATGTCTCATGTCGATGTTCCTCAGTGGTTCTTaagctcatctatgggagaGACATGGAGCAAAGATTCGAACTGGATGGGGTTTGTAGCTGTGAGTGGAGACAGAGAGTCGTTGAGGATCGGTCGGAGGGATATTGTTGTGGCGTGGCGTGGAACTGTGACTCCCACGGAATGGTTCATGGATCTTAGAACAAGTAAAGAGCCGTTCGATTGCAAGGAAGAACATGGCAAGAACGTGGTCAAGGTCCAAAGTGGGTTTTTTAGTATCTATAACTCGAAAAGCGAACTCACACGGTACAATAAAGAGAGCGCATCGGAGCAGACGATGGAAGAAGTGAAGCGGCTAGTGAATTTTTTCAAAGATAGAGGCGAAGTAGTGAGCTTAACCGTGACCGGTCATAGCCTTGGAGGCGCGCTGGCGCTTATGAATGCTTATGAGGCGGCTAGAGATGTTCCAGGTTTATCTGGTAACGTTTCTGTGTTCTCGTTTGGTGCGCCAAGAGTAGGTAACTTGGCATTCAAGGAAAGGCTAAACAGTTTAGGTGTCAAGGTGTTACGTGTGGTGAACAAGCAAGACATTGTCCCTAAGCTTCCTGGTATCGTGTTCAACAAGgtactaaacaaaattaatccGATAACTTCAAGGCTTAATTGGGTCTACAGGCACGTCGGAACGCAGCTTAAGCTCGATGTATTCAGCTCGCCTTATGTAAAACGCGATTCGGACTTAGCGAGGTCTCATAATCTCGAGGTTTATCTCCATGTTTTGGATGGCTTCCACAGCAAGAAatcagggtttagggttaacGCGAGGAGAGACGTTGCTTCAGTGAACAAGAGCACAGATATGTTGTTGGATCATCTAAGAATACCTGAGTGTTGGTACCAAGTGGCACATAAGGGTCTGATCCTCAACAAACAAACCGGCCGGTGGGTGAAGCCAGTCCGTGCGCCAGAAGATATTCCCTCTCCGTTATCGACAGGATCGAAACCAATTTATAGCTTATGA